In Indioceanicola profundi, the genomic stretch CCGCCACCAGATCCGCCACGTCGGCCACCACGTTGCCGGGTGCGATGTCGCGGGCCAGCTTGAACACGAACTCCGCCTCGACCGCGCCGAAGCCGCCCTGGAAGACGGGGAAGCTCACCGGCGCTCCCGGCTGCGCGGTCCAGACCGCCTTGGCGAAGACCGGACCCGCCAGCCGCTCCGCCCCGTACTGCGGACGAAGAGCCGGGGCGATCAGCCCGATCTTCCAGCCGGCGACCCGGTCGCCCCAGGCGGCAATGGACCGATCCTGGCAGGCATAGGCCTCCGCCATGGTGGCCGGCATCGTTCCGGGATAGCTGGGCAGGGCCTGCGCCGTATGGCGGGCGGTGACGAACGAGTCCGACACGGACAGCAGATCGAAGCCGGAGTCCGGCATGTCTTATCCTCCCCGGCGGCGAAGCCGCGCCGCCCTGTCTCTGTTGTTCGCCCCTTTGTGGCAGGGCGTTGTCAAACACCTGAGGAATGGTTATAGGAAACCGGTGTCATAATCAAGAACCGGGTGCTCGGCGTCAGATAGTTGCGGGCACCGGCGGCGCATCGGCGAACGGCAAGAACATGCTGTCCCGCGCCTGCCAGGAAAATAGGGGAGGATTCGTGAAGAAGAGTCTACTGGCCGCTCTGTGCCTGACCGTTGCCGCCTTCGCCGGCACGTCCCTTCCGCAACCCGCTGCCGCGGCGGACCCGCTGGCCTTCCCCGGCGCCCAAGGCTGGGCCGCCGAAACCAAGGGCGGGCGCGGCGGGCGCATAATCAAGGTCACCACGCTGGCCGCCACTGGCCCCGGTTCCTTCGCCGAAGCCGTGGCCACCAAGGGACCGCGGATCGTCGTCTTCGAGGTGGGCGGGGTCATCGACCTGGAGCGCACCGCGCTGAAGATCACGGAGCCCTTCCTGACCATCGCCGGCCAGACGGCTCCCTCGCCGGGAATCACCTTCATCCGCGGCGGGCTGGACATCGTCACCCATGACGTCATCGTCCAGCATATCCGCGTCCGCCCCGGCGAGGCGGAGCAGCCCAAGATGGGCGGGATGGACTTCGACGCGATCGCGACCCTTGGCGGCGCGTATAACGTCATCGTCGACCATTGCTCCCTGACCTGGGCGACCGACGAGAACCTGTCCGCCAGCGGGCCGCGTGTGCAGGGCGACACGCCGGAGGAGTGGCGGCGGAACACATCCCACCGCATCACCTTCTCGAACAACATCATCGCCGAGGGGCTGGCCTATTCCTCCCATGCGAAGGGGGAGCATTCCAAGGGCTCCCTGATCCACGACAATGTCAGCGACATCCTGATCATCGGGAATCTTTATTCCAACAACATGGAGCGTACCCCGCTGTTCAAGGGCGGCGTGCGCGGCGCTATCGTCAACAACCTGATCTACAATCCCGGCCAGAAGGCCATCCACTATAATCTGATCGCCCAGGAATGGGGTGACCATCCCTTCCAACTCGGGCAGATGTCGGTGGTGGGCAATGTCATGCGCGCCGGCCCGGATACCTGGGACGGGCTGCCGCTGGTCATGGTCGGCGGCTCCGGCGATGTGGAACTGCACATGGCCGACAACCTCACCATGGACCGGCTTGGCCGGCCGTTGCCGGAATTCGGTCTCTACACCACGGCGCCGATCAAGGTGTCCCGCCTGGATAGCCCGCCGGTCTGGCCCGAGGGGCTGAAGGCGCTTCCGGCAGAGGCGGTGCAGGATGCCGTGATCAAGAATGCCGGTGCCCGCCCGTGGGAGCGGGACCCCGTGGATGCCCGGATCGTGGCCGACGTGATCGAGGGCCGCGGGGCCATCATCGACAGCGAGAAGGAGGTCGGCGGCTATCCGGTGGTCAAGGAAACCCGTGCGCCCTTCGACCCGGCGGCATGGAACCTGGACGACATGACCCCGCGGAAATAGCCGCCCGGACTTATACAGCAGGGGTGCCGGACCGGCGCCCCACGGTTCCATGCGCATCCGCCGGAAACAATTCCGTATGTGGAGTCGAAAACCGCTCAACAAGCCGGAGGTGACGAAATGGGACGCGTCATGGTTTCCCTGACCCCGACTCAGTTTCATCACATCAGGAGCCATCTTCCCGCAGTGTCCAAGTCGTGTCTGCGGGACGTCTACGGCATCAGCGAGACCACTTGGCGAAGACTCAGGGATGGGCGACCGATACGCGCCGCCACGTTCCACCGCCTCATGCATTCCGTCGCGGATGGGCGGATGGAGCGGAACGGCGTCGCGCCGCTCCGCAGCGGCGGATGCGGGGAGACGACCGGAAACATGATCGTGGTCAGCCGCACGCAGTTCCTGGAACTCAGGAACCACCTGCCCGCGGCCACCAAGGCCTGCCTTCAGGAAACCTACGGCATCAGCGAGGGAACTTGGCGGCGGATGCGGGAGGGGCAGCCCATCCGTCTCCGGACATTCAGCCGGATCATGAAGGCGTTGGATGCCCGCAGGGAACAGGCGCTGGCTTTACCGGTGTAATCGAAAGGATTGCCTGTAATCGGCAAGCTTGTCCCCCGGACGTCAAGCACTCGTCGTCCGGGGGAGCCTCAGCCGCAGTCAGTCGCTTCCGGCGGGCACCGGAACCGGTCCCGCCACATGGCCGGCCCGTGTGGTCAGGCGGCGGATGACCACATAGAAGACGGGCGTGAACACCAGACCGAAGAAGGTGACGCCCAGCATGCCGAAGAACACGGCGGTGCCAATGGCCTGCCGCATCTCCGCACCGGCGCCGCTGGCGATCATCAGCGGCACCACGCCCAGGATGAAGGCGAAGCTGGTCATCAGGATCGGCCGCAGGCGCAGGCGGCAGGCCTCGATCACCGCATCGAAGCGATCGCGACCCTCCGCCTCCAGCTGGCGCGCGAACTCCACGATCAGGATGGCGTTCTTGGAGGCGAGGCCAACCAGCACCACGAAGCCGATCTGGGTCAGGATGTTGTTGTCCATGCCCCGCATCATCACCCCGCCAATGGCCGAGAGAAGGCACATCGGCACGATCAGGATGATGGCGAAGGGCAGGGACCAGCTCTCATACTGCGCCGCCAGCACCAGGAAGACGAAGAAGACGCAGAGCGGGAAGATGTAGAGGGCGGAGTTGCCCGTATTCTTCTCCTGATAGCTCAGATCCGTCCATTCGATGCCGAAGCCCTCCGGCAGCGCGCCGTCCGCCAATCCCTCCATCGCCGCGATGGCCTGGCCCGAACTGAAGCCGGGCAAGGCATTGCCCTGAATTTCGGCTGCCGGGAACAGGTTGTAGCGGTGGACGCGGTCCGGCCCGGTCACGTAGCGGAAGTCCACGAAGGACCCCAAGGGAACCATGTCGCCATTGGCGTTCCGGGTTTCCAGCTTGGCGATGCCTTCCGGGTCCAGCCGGAACTGGCTGTCCGCCTGGGCGGTGACACGGAAGGTGCGGCCGAACAGGTTGGTATCGTTGACGTAGGCCGAGCCGAGATAAACCTCCAGCGTACCGAAGACATTCTCCACCGGCACTTCCAGCATCTGCGCCTTGACCCGGTCAATGTCGAGATAGACCTGCGGAGCCTTGGCGCTGAACGGCGTGAAGACGTTGATCAGGCCAGGGACCCCATTGGCCGGAATGGCCAGACCCCAGGCGGCCTCCTCCAGTGCGGCCGGTCCGCGGCCCGCACGGTCCTGGACGCGCATGGCGAAGCCGCCGGACGTGCCGAGGCCGCTGACCGGCGGCGGCGGCACCACGAAGATCTGCGCATCCGTAATGGTCATCATCTTGCCCTGGAGCGTCTGGAGCACATGGTCGGCCGTCAGGCCGTGCCGCTCCTCAAACGGGACCATTGTGGCGAAGATGGCGCCGGCATTGGTTGCGATGGTGCGGGTAGCGCCGCTGAATCCGGCGAAGGTGGCGGTATGGGCCACGCCTTCCGTCTCCAGGATCATCTGTTCCGCCCGCTTGATCACCGCGTCGGTCCTGGCGAGGCTGGTGCCCTCCGGCGTCTGGATGGCGACGATGACATAGCCCTGGTCCTGCTGCGGAATGAACCCGCCCGGCACGCGGGTGAACAGGTATCCGGTCAGGCCGATCAGCCCGACATAGACCAGTAGCATCAGAACCGATGCCCGGCTGACCCGCCCGACCAGCCGCCCATAGGCATCCGACATGCGGTCGAAGCCATTGTTGAAGCCGTTGATCAGCCGCTGCATCAGGCCCAGGCGCTGGGCGGCTTCCGCATGTGCGGTCTCATGCCCCTTCAGCAGCATGGCGCAGAGCGCCGGGCTGAGCGTCAGGGAGTTGAACATGGAGATGACGGTGGCGACCGCGATGGTCACCGCGAACTGCTGGTAGAACTGGCCCTGGATGCCTTCGATGAAGGCGGTCGGGATGAACACGGCCGAGAGGACGAGCGCGATGGAGACCAGCGCCCCGCCGACCTCGTCCATGGTGACCCGGGCCGCCTCCTTGGGGCTCAGTCCCTTGGCCAGGTTACGCTCCACATTCTCCACCACCACGATGGCGTCGTCCACGACGATGCCGACGGCCAGCACCAGCCCGAACAGGGTCAGGTTGTTGATGGTGAAGCCCAGCGCCGCCATCACGGCAAAGGTGCCGATCAGGCTGACCGGAATGGCGATGACAGGGATCAGGCTGGCGCGCCAGCGCTGAAGGAAGACCAGCACCACCAGCACCACCAGGAACACCGCCTCATAGATGGTGGTGAGCAGCGCGTCGATGGACTGTGCGATGAATTCGGTAGGATTGTAGATGATGCGGTATTCCAGCCCCGGCGGAAACGCCTCGGACAGTTCCGCAATGGCGGTCTGAAGCCGCTCCGCCGTGGCGAGCGCGTTCGAGCCGGGAAGCTGGCTCACCGCCAGCACCACCGCCGAGTTGCCGTCCAGGTAGGAGTTGGTGACGTAGTTCTGCGCTCCGAGCTCGACCCGCGCCACGTCCGACAGGCGGACGACGCGGCCGTCCTCGCCGGTCTTGACGATGATGCTCTCGAACTGCTGCGGCTCCGTCAGCCGGCCCTGGAGGCTGAGGTTGAGCTGGAAGTCGCGGCCGAGATCCGTCGGCGGCTGGGCGAGCTGTCCGCCGGCCACCTGGACGTTCTGGGCCCGGATGGCGGTGACCACGTCCTGCGCCGTCATGTCCAGCTCGGCGATCCGCTGCGGGTCCAGCCAGACGCGCATGGAATAGTCGCGCGCGCCGAAAAGCTGGATATTGCCAACACCCTCGATGCGGGCCAGCGTGTCCCGGACCTGCAGCAGGGCGTAGTTGGAAATGTAGAGCTGGTCGAGGCTGTTGTCCGGCGAGATCAGGTGGATGACCATCATCAGGTCGGGCGAGTTCTTGCGCGTCACCACGCCGAGACGCCGGACCTCCTCAGGCAGGCGAGGCTCCGCCACGGCCACGCGGTTCTGGACCAGCACCTGCGCCTCGTCCAGGTCGGTGCCAAGCTCGAAGGTGACGGTCAGGTTCATCTGCCCGTCGGAGGTGGACTGGGAGGACATGTAGAGCATGCCCTCGACCCCGTTCACCTCCTGCTCGATGGGAGCGGCGACGGTGTCGGCCACGGTCTGCGCGTTGGCGCCCGGATACTGGGCGGTCACCACCACCGTGGGCGGAGCCACCTCCGGATACTGGGAAACGGGAAGGGAGACGTAGCTGATCACGCCGACGACCAGCACGAAAATCGACAGGACGATGGCGAAGACCGGTCGGTCGATGAAGAAGCGTCCGATCCTCATTGTACGGCCTCCGCATTACGGACCGGGGCGCCGGCATCGGCCAGCGGCTCCTCAACCGGGGTCACCGGCGCGCCGGGGCGGACCCGCTGAAGGCCGGAGACGATCACCCGCTCGGTCGGCTCCAGCCCGCTACGGACCACGCGCAGCCCATCGACCAGGGGTCCGATCTCCACCGGCCGGTACTGCGGTATCCCGTCATCGCCGACCACAAAGACATAGCGCCGGGTCTGGTCGGTACCGATGGCGCTGTCGGGCAGCATCAGGGCATCATACTGTCCGCGGCCAAGCAGCCGGATGCGGGCGAAAAGTCCGGGGGTGAACAGCAGGTCGGGATTGCTGAAGGTCGCCCGGGCGCGGATCGTGCCGGTGGAACGGTCGAGCTGGTTGTCCAGGAAGTCCATCCGGCCCTCATGCTCGAACGCCGTCTCGTCCGGCAGGGACAGCACCACCCTGCTCTGGTTTTCCCGCGCGCTGGGCTGCGTGCCAGCCTGCGCCATGCGGACATAGCGGAGGAAGGCTGCCTGGTCGGCGTCGAAATAGATGTGGATGGGGTCCAGCGAGACGATGGTGGTCAGCAGGGTGCTGGCCGTCGTGCCGCCGGAAATCAGATTGCCCTCACTGACCAGATGCCGGCCGACCCGGCCGGAGATCGGCGCCGTCACCCGGGTGAATTCCAGATTCAGCTCCGCCTGGCGGACTTCGGCCCTTGCGGCCATGACGGCGGCCTGGGCGGCGGCGCGCTCCTGCTCCCGCTGGTCCAGCACCGTTTCGGACACGGCCTGCGACCGGCGGAGATCGCTTGCGCGGGTCAGTTCCCGTGTCGCCAGTTCAAGGCGGGACTCCGCCTCCGCCAGCCCGGCATGGGCGGCGGCCAATTCCGCCTCGAAGGGGCGGGGATCGATGACGAACAGGAGATCGCCCTTGCGGACGATGTCGCCGTCACGGAAGTTCACGCTGTCGAGGAAGCCGCCGACGCGCGGCCGGACCTCGACCTCGTTCACGGCGGCGAAGCGGCCGGTATATTCGTCCCACTCCGCGACCGTTTTCT encodes the following:
- a CDS encoding efflux RND transporter permease subunit, yielding MRIGRFFIDRPVFAIVLSIFVLVVGVISYVSLPVSQYPEVAPPTVVVTAQYPGANAQTVADTVAAPIEQEVNGVEGMLYMSSQSTSDGQMNLTVTFELGTDLDEAQVLVQNRVAVAEPRLPEEVRRLGVVTRKNSPDLMMVIHLISPDNSLDQLYISNYALLQVRDTLARIEGVGNIQLFGARDYSMRVWLDPQRIAELDMTAQDVVTAIRAQNVQVAGGQLAQPPTDLGRDFQLNLSLQGRLTEPQQFESIIVKTGEDGRVVRLSDVARVELGAQNYVTNSYLDGNSAVVLAVSQLPGSNALATAERLQTAIAELSEAFPPGLEYRIIYNPTEFIAQSIDALLTTIYEAVFLVVLVVLVFLQRWRASLIPVIAIPVSLIGTFAVMAALGFTINNLTLFGLVLAVGIVVDDAIVVVENVERNLAKGLSPKEAARVTMDEVGGALVSIALVLSAVFIPTAFIEGIQGQFYQQFAVTIAVATVISMFNSLTLSPALCAMLLKGHETAHAEAAQRLGLMQRLINGFNNGFDRMSDAYGRLVGRVSRASVLMLLVYVGLIGLTGYLFTRVPGGFIPQQDQGYVIVAIQTPEGTSLARTDAVIKRAEQMILETEGVAHTATFAGFSGATRTIATNAGAIFATMVPFEERHGLTADHVLQTLQGKMMTITDAQIFVVPPPPVSGLGTSGGFAMRVQDRAGRGPAALEEAAWGLAIPANGVPGLINVFTPFSAKAPQVYLDIDRVKAQMLEVPVENVFGTLEVYLGSAYVNDTNLFGRTFRVTAQADSQFRLDPEGIAKLETRNANGDMVPLGSFVDFRYVTGPDRVHRYNLFPAAEIQGNALPGFSSGQAIAAMEGLADGALPEGFGIEWTDLSYQEKNTGNSALYIFPLCVFFVFLVLAAQYESWSLPFAIILIVPMCLLSAIGGVMMRGMDNNILTQIGFVVLVGLASKNAILIVEFARQLEAEGRDRFDAVIEACRLRLRPILMTSFAFILGVVPLMIASGAGAEMRQAIGTAVFFGMLGVTFFGLVFTPVFYVVIRRLTTRAGHVAGPVPVPAGSD
- a CDS encoding efflux RND transporter periplasmic adaptor subunit is translated as MAQLRSIGHLSWAFAALGVLLLSACDPASQSRADGSPPLPQVVVSTPLQKTVAEWDEYTGRFAAVNEVEVRPRVGGFLDSVNFRDGDIVRKGDLLFVIDPRPFEAELAAAHAGLAEAESRLELATRELTRASDLRRSQAVSETVLDQREQERAAAQAAVMAARAEVRQAELNLEFTRVTAPISGRVGRHLVSEGNLISGGTTASTLLTTIVSLDPIHIYFDADQAAFLRYVRMAQAGTQPSARENQSRVVLSLPDETAFEHEGRMDFLDNQLDRSTGTIRARATFSNPDLLFTPGLFARIRLLGRGQYDALMLPDSAIGTDQTRRYVFVVGDDGIPQYRPVEIGPLVDGLRVVRSGLEPTERVIVSGLQRVRPGAPVTPVEEPLADAGAPVRNAEAVQ
- a CDS encoding pectate lyase family protein, whose amino-acid sequence is MKKSLLAALCLTVAAFAGTSLPQPAAAADPLAFPGAQGWAAETKGGRGGRIIKVTTLAATGPGSFAEAVATKGPRIVVFEVGGVIDLERTALKITEPFLTIAGQTAPSPGITFIRGGLDIVTHDVIVQHIRVRPGEAEQPKMGGMDFDAIATLGGAYNVIVDHCSLTWATDENLSASGPRVQGDTPEEWRRNTSHRITFSNNIIAEGLAYSSHAKGEHSKGSLIHDNVSDILIIGNLYSNNMERTPLFKGGVRGAIVNNLIYNPGQKAIHYNLIAQEWGDHPFQLGQMSVVGNVMRAGPDTWDGLPLVMVGGSGDVELHMADNLTMDRLGRPLPEFGLYTTAPIKVSRLDSPPVWPEGLKALPAEAVQDAVIKNAGARPWERDPVDARIVADVIEGRGAIIDSEKEVGGYPVVKETRAPFDPAAWNLDDMTPRK